The Sus scrofa isolate TJ Tabasco breed Duroc unplaced genomic scaffold, Sscrofa11.1 Contig1914, whole genome shotgun sequence genome includes a window with the following:
- the DIO3 gene encoding thyroxine 5-deiodinase (The RefSeq protein has 1 substitution compared to this genomic sequence): MPGQAGRRRLVGGGCRGSQGPLGGAATMLRSLLLHSLRLCAQTASCLVLFPRFLGTACMLWLLDFLCIRKHLLGRRRRGEPETEVELNSDGDEVPPDDPPICVSDDNRLCTLASLRAVWHGQKLDFFKQAHEGGPAPNSEVVLPDGFQNQHILDYARGNRPLVLNFGSCTUPPFMARMSAFQRLVTKYQRDVDFLIIYIEEAHPSDGWVTTDSPYSIPQHRSLEDRVSAARVLQQGAPECSLVLDTMANSSSSAYGAYFERLYVIQSGTIMYQGGRGPDGYQVSELRTWLERYDQQLHGPQPRRV, translated from the coding sequence ATGCCTGGCCAGGCCGGCCGGCGGCggttggtgggggggggctgtAGAGGGTCCCAGGGGCCCCTGGGGGGCGCCGCCACCATGCTCCGCTCCCTGCTGCTTCACTCTCTGAGGCTCTGCGCCCAGACCGCCTCGTGCCTCGTGCTCTTCCCGCGTTTCCTCGGCACGGCCTGCATGCTCTGGTTGCTCGACTTCCTGTGCATCCGCAAGCATTTACTGGGCCGCCGGCGTCGGGGTGAGCCTGAAACTGAAGTGGAGCTCAACAGTGATGGCGACGAGGTGCCCCCCGACGACCCGCCTATCTGCGTGTCTGACGACAACCGCCTGTGCACCCTGGCGTCGCTGAGGGCGGTGTGGCACGGCCAGAAGCTGGATTTCTTCAAGCAGGCTCACGAAGGCGGGCCAGCGCCCAACTCCGAGGTGGTCTTGCCCGACGGCTTCCAGAACCAGCACATCCTCGATTACGCTCGAGGAAACCGCCCGCTGGTGCTCAATTTCGGAAGCTGCACCTGACCACCGTTCATGGCGCGAATGAGCGCCTTCCAGCGCCTGGTCACCAAGTACCAGCGCGACGTCGACTTCCTCATCATCTACATTGAGGAAGCGCACCCCTCCGACGGCTGGGTCACCACAGACTCTCCCTACAGCATCCCGCAGCACCGAAGCCTGGAGGACCGAGTCAGCGCGGCGCGAGTGCTGCAGCAGGGTGCGCCCGAATGCTCTCTCGTCCTAGACACCATGGCCAACTCCAGCAGCTCCGCCTATGGCGCCTACTTCGAGCGCCTCTATGTCATCCAGAGTGGCACCATTATGTACCAGGGCGGCCGCGGCCCCGATGGCTACCAGGTCTCCGAGCTGCGTACCTGGCTGGAGCGCTACGATCAGCAGCTGCACGGCCCTCAGCCCCGTCGAGTGTAA